Proteins from a genomic interval of Bacteroidota bacterium:
- a CDS encoding 4Fe-4S dicluster domain-containing protein: MAIVITEECINCGACEPECPNTAIYEGGAKWSYADGTHLKGQIDFGNGVVIGAEDMQVPVSEELYYIVPSKCTECMGFHEEPQCAAVCPVDCCVPDPEHEEAAETLLAKQQWMHG, from the coding sequence ATGGCTATTGTGATAACAGAGGAATGCATAAACTGTGGTGCCTGCGAGCCGGAATGCCCCAATACGGCCATTTATGAGGGGGGGGCCAAGTGGAGTTATGCCGATGGTACGCACCTGAAGGGTCAGATTGACTTTGGCAACGGGGTGGTGATCGGGGCAGAGGACATGCAGGTCCCGGTATCTGAGGAGCTGTACTACATTGTGCCCAGCAAGTGTACCGAATGTATGGGCTTTCATGAAGAACCCCAGTGCGCGGCCGTATGCCCCGTAGACTGCTGCGTGCCCGACCCCGAGCATGAGGAGGCCGCCGAAACCCTGCTAGCCAAGCAGCAGTGGATGCACGGCTGA
- a CDS encoding phosphoadenylyl-sulfate reductase — MLQTEIDSLIHSLVGLSESDALQLLVHQHPGTAVFSTALGPEDQAITHLLAQAALPVRIFTLDTGRLFAESYELLDQTRSRYPGLPIQVYFPQHTAVERLLSEQGPFSFYESVEARKHCCHIRKVEPLQRALQGASLWITGIRAEQSTHRSEMQPLEWDETHRVLKFHPIFYWTETQLWNYIHAHHIPYNKLHDQGYPSIGCQPCTRAISPGEDPRAGRWWWEQSQKECGLHEHE, encoded by the coding sequence ATGCTTCAGACTGAAATAGACAGCTTAATCCACTCGCTCGTAGGATTGTCCGAATCGGATGCCCTGCAGCTGCTGGTGCATCAGCACCCAGGCACGGCCGTGTTCAGTACGGCACTGGGCCCCGAGGACCAGGCAATTACCCACCTGCTGGCGCAGGCAGCGCTGCCAGTGCGGATATTCACCCTGGATACTGGCCGCCTGTTTGCCGAGAGCTATGAGCTGCTAGACCAAACCCGCAGCCGCTACCCGGGCCTACCCATACAGGTCTACTTCCCGCAGCATACGGCAGTAGAGCGGCTGCTGAGTGAGCAGGGCCCTTTCAGCTTCTACGAAAGCGTGGAGGCCCGCAAACACTGCTGCCATATACGCAAGGTAGAGCCGCTGCAGCGTGCCCTGCAGGGTGCCAGCCTGTGGATAACCGGCATACGGGCCGAGCAGAGCACCCACCGCAGCGAAATGCAGCCCCTGGAGTGGGACGAAACGCATCGGGTGCTCAAGTTTCACCCCATCTTCTACTGGACCGAGACGCAGCTGTGGAACTATATTCATGCCCATCACATCCCCTACAACAAGCTGCACGACCAGGGATACCCCAGCATAGGCTGCCAGCCCTGCACCCGCGCCATAAGCCCGGGCGAAGACCCACGGGCCGGGCGCTGGTGGTGGGAGCAGAGCCAGAAGGAATGCGGCCTGCACGAACACGAGTAA
- the cysD gene encoding sulfate adenylyltransferase subunit CysD, whose amino-acid sequence MSTHAPTQALLHLDYLDALEAEAIYILREVAGQFERPALLFSGGKDSITLVHLARKAFAPGPLPFPLVHIDTGHNFEEVIAFRDQLVKQTGARLVVGYVQDSIDAGKVVEQTGKNASRNALQTVTLLDTIQAQGYDACIGGARRDEEKARAKERVFSFRNSLGAWDPKRQRPELWSLYNGKINPGENVRCFPISNWTELDVWNYIRREQIALPTLYFAHTRQVVRRQGQWLAAHPILEIDGADEVTSLRVRFRTVGDISCTAALESEADTLDTVIEEISQAQITERGTRIDDKASEAAMEDRKKGGYF is encoded by the coding sequence ATGTCAACACACGCACCCACCCAAGCCCTGCTGCACCTGGACTACCTGGATGCCCTGGAGGCAGAAGCCATTTACATCCTGCGCGAAGTGGCAGGCCAGTTTGAACGGCCTGCGCTGCTCTTCTCCGGCGGCAAAGACTCCATTACCCTGGTGCACCTGGCCCGCAAGGCCTTTGCGCCTGGGCCCCTACCCTTTCCGTTGGTGCACATAGACACTGGGCACAACTTTGAAGAAGTAATTGCCTTTCGCGACCAGCTGGTGAAGCAAACGGGCGCGCGGCTGGTGGTAGGCTATGTGCAAGACAGCATAGATGCCGGCAAGGTGGTGGAGCAAACGGGCAAAAACGCCAGCCGCAATGCCCTGCAAACCGTTACGCTGCTAGACACCATACAGGCCCAGGGCTACGATGCCTGCATAGGGGGTGCCCGCAGAGACGAAGAAAAGGCGCGGGCCAAGGAGCGGGTATTCTCCTTTCGGAACAGCCTGGGGGCCTGGGACCCCAAGCGCCAGCGCCCCGAGCTGTGGAGCCTGTACAATGGAAAAATAAACCCCGGCGAGAATGTACGCTGCTTCCCCATAAGCAACTGGACCGAACTGGACGTGTGGAACTACATCCGCCGCGAGCAGATAGCCCTACCCACCCTCTACTTTGCCCACACCCGCCAGGTAGTGCGCAGGCAGGGGCAGTGGCTGGCTGCCCACCCCATCCTGGAGATTGACGGAGCGGACGAAGTAACAAGCCTGCGTGTACGCTTTCGCACGGTGGGAGACATCTCCTGCACCGCAGCCCTGGAGTCTGAGGCCGACACCCTGGATACCGTCATCGAAGAAATAAGCCAGGCACAGATAACCGAGCGCGGCACCCGGATAGATGACAAGGCCAGCGAGGCAGCCATGGAAGACCGAAAAAAAGGCGGCTATTTTTGA
- a CDS encoding GTP-binding protein produces the protein MEILRFLTAGSVDDGKSTLMGRLLYDSNNVPLDILASIERGSVGRTDGSLDLSLLTDGLRAEREQGITIDVAYKYFHTPTRKFIIADTPGHVQYTRNMVTGASNSEAVLLLVDARNGIMEQTRRHSLLCQLLGLRHFVLCVNKMDLVDYSASRYEAICADFRAMAARMGLADEQLYTLPAAARTGQNVVHPAQADMPWYTGPTLLGLLEALPVGQPRDLPMRFQVQGVIRPQSAELHDYRGYMGKVLSGSLRVGDTITALPSYMPATITHISLGDKQLERAIAPASVTLELDTQIDISRGDLLAASEALPEETSLLEANLCWMDPRPLKPGTALILQHNSQRLPCKLQQIVHKVDIETQTEVPDVPQLQLNDIARVRLALGGPVFADAYTTNPANGAFILIEPTRNDTVAGGMVLA, from the coding sequence ATGGAGATTCTACGATTTTTGACCGCAGGCAGCGTGGACGACGGCAAAAGCACGCTGATGGGCCGCCTGCTGTACGACAGCAACAATGTGCCGCTGGACATACTGGCAAGCATCGAGCGCGGCTCGGTAGGCAGAACAGATGGCTCGCTGGATCTTTCGCTGCTGACTGACGGCCTGCGGGCCGAGCGCGAGCAAGGCATAACCATAGATGTGGCCTACAAATACTTCCATACCCCCACACGCAAATTCATCATAGCCGACACGCCCGGCCATGTGCAGTACACCCGAAACATGGTAACCGGCGCCAGCAATAGCGAGGCCGTGCTGCTGCTGGTGGATGCCCGAAATGGCATAATGGAGCAAACACGCCGCCACAGCCTTCTATGCCAGCTGCTGGGCCTGCGGCACTTTGTGCTGTGCGTAAACAAGATGGACCTGGTAGACTACTCCGCCAGCCGCTACGAGGCTATTTGCGCAGACTTCCGGGCTATGGCAGCCCGCATGGGCCTGGCCGATGAGCAGCTGTATACCCTGCCCGCCGCCGCACGCACGGGCCAGAACGTGGTGCACCCCGCCCAGGCCGACATGCCCTGGTACACAGGCCCCACCCTGCTGGGCCTGCTGGAGGCCCTGCCTGTGGGCCAGCCCAGAGACCTACCCATGCGCTTTCAGGTGCAGGGGGTTATCCGCCCACAATCTGCCGAACTGCACGACTACCGGGGCTATATGGGCAAAGTGCTAAGCGGAAGCCTGCGGGTGGGAGACACCATCACCGCACTACCCAGCTACATGCCCGCCACCATTACCCACATTAGCCTGGGAGACAAGCAGCTGGAGCGTGCCATAGCGCCCGCCTCCGTAACCCTGGAGCTGGATACCCAGATAGACATTAGCCGGGGCGACCTGCTGGCGGCCAGCGAGGCACTGCCAGAAGAAACAAGCCTGCTGGAGGCCAACCTGTGCTGGATGGACCCACGCCCGCTGAAGCCAGGCACGGCACTGATCCTGCAGCACAACAGCCAGCGGCTGCCCTGCAAGCTACAGCAGATTGTACACAAAGTAGACATAGAAACCCAAACGGAAGTGCCCGATGTGCCCCAGCTGCAGCTAAACGACATTGCCCGTGTGCGCCTGGCCCTGGGTGGCCCCGTATTTGCCGATGCCTATACGACCAACCCCGCCAACGGAGCCTTCATCCTGATAGAACCTACCCGAAATGACACGGTGGCCGGCGGCATGGTTCTGGCTTAA
- a CDS encoding helix-hairpin-helix domain-containing protein gives MLLLAGSWLLQHWPPRAPAEVLGPAAQPFRLDVNTAYEAELQRLPGVSARLAQQIVAYRNAHGYFHAVSDLQQVPDMGQHWQQLAPLLYVDTLALLRLKEADTLAPGPHRRQNLNYASAETLSQPGLLPRKTAALLVMTRQQQGPYRHYADLMQRVPLSAHERRVLELYFYCGKTIPILDLNLADSGSLRQLPGIGQKLAARIVRYRHTLGYYHAVEQLRELPRLSEKNYRRMQPYLYVRQRAGVMTLDSLRRATRLRHPYFRGSEMPLLEAWALQLDSLNRPTFDHAPVSEAWRSRALPYMAFRVYPE, from the coding sequence TTGCTGCTGCTAGCAGGTAGCTGGCTGCTGCAGCACTGGCCCCCCCGGGCACCCGCAGAGGTGCTGGGCCCTGCGGCGCAGCCCTTCCGGCTGGATGTAAACACGGCCTACGAGGCCGAATTGCAGCGGCTGCCGGGTGTATCGGCACGCCTGGCGCAGCAGATTGTGGCGTACCGGAATGCACACGGCTACTTTCACGCAGTATCGGATCTGCAGCAGGTGCCTGACATGGGCCAGCACTGGCAGCAGCTGGCACCCCTGCTGTATGTAGATACGCTTGCGCTGCTGCGGCTGAAGGAAGCCGACACCCTGGCACCTGGGCCACACAGGCGGCAGAACCTGAACTATGCCAGCGCGGAGACCCTGAGCCAGCCAGGCCTATTGCCCCGCAAAACTGCCGCCCTGCTGGTAATGACCCGGCAGCAGCAAGGGCCCTACCGCCACTATGCAGACCTGATGCAGCGCGTGCCGCTCAGCGCCCACGAGCGGCGCGTCCTGGAGCTGTACTTCTACTGCGGCAAGACAATCCCGATCCTGGACCTGAACCTGGCAGACAGCGGCAGCCTGCGCCAGCTGCCTGGCATAGGCCAGAAGCTGGCAGCGCGCATTGTGCGCTATCGGCACACGCTGGGCTACTACCACGCGGTGGAACAGCTGCGCGAGCTACCACGCCTGAGCGAGAAGAACTATCGGCGCATGCAGCCCTACCTATATGTGCGGCAGCGGGCGGGGGTAATGACGCTGGACTCGCTGCGCCGGGCTACCCGGCTCCGCCACCCGTACTTTCGGGGTAGCGAGATGCCCCTGCTGGAGGCATGGGCACTGCAGCTAGACTCGCTGAACCGACCCACCTTTGACCATGCACCCGTATCCGAAGCATGGCGCAGCAGGGCCTTGCCCTACATGGCTTTTCGCGTGTACCCGGAATGA
- a CDS encoding homogentisate 1,2-dioxygenase — translation MPHYQFRGTVPPKRHTVMRQPNGALYQEELVSTEGFSNIYSLVYHVHPPTMVKHIGAARPCGPDIDVEHNMQSRSYMGFQVAPADDYIKSRKIMLANADVQILLAAPRRGTEGYFFKNASADEVVFVHRGSGTLKTPFGSLTFSYGDYLHIPRGVVHQFEFDTEDNRLFIIESFTPVYFPKRYMNRYGQFEEHSPIYERDIRTPQALETHDEQGDFLIQIKKEHYLHPYTYATHPFDYAGWDGYFYPYIFSIHNFEPITGRLHLPPPIHQTFETNTFVICSFCPRLYDYHPQSIPAPYNHSNVDSDEVLYYVDGDFMSRNNIKQGQITLHPMGIPHGPHPGAMERSIGQKSTEELAVMVDTFRTLWLTKEASAIEDENYWQSWMH, via the coding sequence ATGCCACACTACCAATTCCGGGGAACGGTTCCGCCCAAACGCCACACGGTGATGCGCCAGCCCAATGGTGCACTATATCAAGAAGAACTGGTAAGCACCGAGGGATTCAGCAATATATACAGCCTGGTGTACCATGTGCATCCGCCCACTATGGTGAAGCACATAGGTGCCGCGCGCCCCTGTGGCCCAGATATAGATGTGGAACACAACATGCAGAGCCGCAGCTACATGGGCTTTCAGGTAGCGCCCGCAGACGACTACATCAAAAGCCGAAAGATTATGCTGGCCAACGCAGACGTGCAAATCCTGCTGGCAGCCCCCCGCCGTGGTACAGAGGGGTATTTCTTTAAGAATGCCAGTGCGGATGAGGTGGTGTTTGTACACCGGGGCAGCGGCACCCTAAAGACGCCTTTCGGTTCATTGACCTTCTCCTACGGAGACTATCTCCATATCCCGCGCGGGGTGGTACACCAGTTTGAATTCGATACGGAAGACAATCGCCTCTTTATCATCGAATCTTTTACGCCTGTTTATTTCCCCAAGCGCTACATGAACCGCTATGGGCAGTTTGAGGAGCACAGCCCCATCTATGAGCGCGACATCCGCACACCCCAGGCACTGGAGACCCACGACGAGCAGGGAGATTTTCTGATCCAGATCAAAAAAGAGCATTATCTGCATCCCTACACCTATGCCACCCACCCATTCGACTACGCAGGTTGGGATGGCTACTTCTACCCCTACATCTTCAGCATCCACAATTTCGAGCCCATTACCGGCAGGCTACACCTACCCCCGCCTATTCATCAGACGTTTGAGACCAATACCTTTGTCATCTGTAGCTTCTGCCCCCGCCTGTACGACTATCACCCCCAGAGCATACCCGCACCCTACAACCACAGTAATGTAGACAGTGATGAGGTACTGTACTATGTGGATGGCGACTTTATGAGCCGCAACAACATTAAGCAGGGCCAGATAACCCTGCACCCCATGGGCATCCCCCACGGGCCACACCCTGGGGCCATGGAGCGCTCCATCGGCCAGAAGAGTACCGAGGAGCTGGCCGTAATGGTGGATACATTCCGTACCCTATGGCTTACCAAAGAGGCCAGTGCCATAGAGGACGAGAACTACTGGCAGAGCTGGATGCACTAG
- the ndk gene encoding nucleoside-diphosphate kinase: MAGTITFSIIKPDAVAKGHAGKILDQILQAGFRLKALKLMHLSQAEAEGFYAEHRARPFFRDLVDFMTSGPCIPLVLEKENAIADFRLLIGATNPKEAAEGTIRKLYADSIDANAIHGSDSDENGLRESRYFFSEIEEVSVEKAMA, encoded by the coding sequence ATGGCAGGAACCATTACTTTCTCGATCATCAAGCCGGATGCCGTGGCCAAGGGCCATGCAGGTAAAATTCTGGATCAAATCCTACAGGCAGGTTTCCGGTTGAAGGCCCTGAAGCTGATGCACCTGAGCCAGGCCGAAGCAGAAGGCTTTTATGCCGAGCACCGGGCACGTCCGTTTTTCAGAGACCTGGTAGACTTTATGACCAGTGGGCCCTGCATACCCCTGGTACTGGAGAAGGAAAATGCGATAGCAGACTTTCGCCTGCTCATTGGTGCCACCAACCCGAAAGAGGCGGCAGAGGGCACCATACGCAAGCTGTATGCAGATAGCATAGATGCCAATGCCATACATGGCAGCGACAGCGATGAAAACGGCCTGCGCGAAAGCCGCTATTTCTTCTCGGAAATAGAGGAAGTGAGCGTAGAAAAAGCCATGGCCTAA
- a CDS encoding tetratricopeptide repeat protein, producing MLWIYTLLALCSVYVADRPRLTYYLEQASRLKEAQRFEAAIVYLDSALAMSPANAAAHTLRASCYQGLGQEAMALADYDQAIRLDPKNDYAYLLRAYLLAHYDQYEQLQPTLFQNDRIYDEAYLARLQKDYRLDFLPGHTSLYDYAAAVRSLDTALSLKRDCVPCLHLRARLQKARGNTADALKDLDQAIALQPTADELYVERALVYQVMGEYVQAYYDLTTATEQAPTNAQAYQNRAVLLQEYLNNPESACRDFRTAHRLGARALPAYASTCLE from the coding sequence ATGCTGTGGATCTACACACTTCTTGCGCTTTGTTCGGTATATGTAGCCGATCGTCCCAGGCTTACCTATTACCTGGAGCAGGCCTCCAGGCTGAAGGAGGCACAACGCTTTGAGGCAGCCATCGTGTACCTGGATAGTGCCCTGGCCATGAGCCCCGCCAATGCGGCCGCGCACACCCTGCGGGCTAGCTGCTACCAGGGCCTGGGGCAAGAGGCCATGGCCCTGGCCGACTACGACCAGGCTATCCGGCTGGACCCGAAGAATGACTATGCCTACCTGCTGCGGGCCTATCTGCTTGCTCACTACGATCAATACGAGCAGCTACAGCCCACGCTCTTCCAGAACGACCGAATATACGACGAGGCCTACCTGGCTCGCCTGCAAAAGGACTATCGACTGGATTTTTTGCCCGGCCATACCAGCCTGTATGACTATGCTGCCGCTGTGCGAAGCCTGGACACGGCACTGAGCCTGAAGCGCGACTGTGTTCCCTGCCTGCACCTGCGGGCCAGGCTACAGAAGGCACGCGGAAACACCGCCGATGCCCTGAAGGACCTGGACCAGGCCATAGCCCTGCAGCCCACTGCCGATGAGCTGTATGTGGAGCGTGCCCTGGTGTACCAGGTAATGGGGGAGTACGTGCAGGCCTACTACGACCTGACTACGGCCACAGAGCAGGCCCCCACGAATGCACAGGCCTACCAGAACCGGGCGGTGCTGCTACAGGAGTACCTGAATAATCCGGAGTCTGCCTGCCGAGACTTTCGCACTGCCCACCGGCTGGGGGCCAGGGCACTGCCCGCCTACGCAAGCACTTGCCTGGAGTAG
- a CDS encoding SMI1/KNR4 family protein: protein MAFFPEKDRRHGHRMRGLPPNKWERVVQKHIQRLARKVTGEIPASYIDFLKSREYLHYADHDCDVYADPGIDSRHLYHFKIRKFLSVNPDGSEDLSKNYQEYRRRLPAKSLLPIAFDQFRNVMCIDTDTGEIFFWDAEQEVDQAEISLADRKARLFYVARTFSDFKARLYKSNRYT from the coding sequence ATGGCTTTTTTCCCCGAGAAGGACCGCAGACATGGCCACCGAATGCGCGGGCTGCCACCCAATAAATGGGAGCGTGTGGTTCAGAAGCACATTCAGCGCCTGGCCAGGAAGGTAACGGGCGAAATTCCGGCCAGCTATATTGATTTTCTTAAAAGTAGGGAGTACCTGCACTATGCCGACCACGACTGCGACGTGTATGCCGACCCCGGTATAGACAGTCGGCATCTTTATCACTTCAAAATACGTAAATTCCTTAGCGTTAATCCGGACGGTAGCGAGGACCTGAGCAAGAACTACCAGGAGTATCGACGGCGACTTCCGGCCAAGTCGCTGCTGCCCATCGCTTTCGACCAATTTCGGAATGTGATGTGCATAGACACCGATACCGGCGAGATCTTTTTCTGGGACGCGGAGCAGGAGGTGGATCAGGCTGAGATCTCCCTCGCAGATCGCAAGGCCCGGCTGTTCTACGTGGCTCGTACATTTTCAGATTTTAAGGCCCGGCTTTATAAATCCAATCGCTATACGTAA
- a CDS encoding PAS domain S-box protein produces the protein MLRKNIRNLNRVLIVVMVVLIGYLTVVMSLGTDFMKTGKEIYVEGIVAGFLSFFSFITVLFVTMRLSGLTRGLKLDDRRKVTKAETVEDSKYKVMIQNSLDIITIIDTAGNIQYQSPSIERLLGYMPDDLVGQSIFELIHAEDHSILRYALERQSHTFLFSFRIQHRDGTWLYFESNGTNLLDNPLIAGIVLNSRDITDRKKEEDQRKQKEMAALKINLEREKTEKERDAVEREKRIIEEGKKKLEEAYKIIEEKQEEITDSINYAFRIQNAIVPRVEDIRRTFEKSFVLWRPKDIVSGDFYWYAAKDRYKILAVADCTGHGVPGAFMTMIGNTLLNQIVLQEDTNMPDQILNQLHLGVRKALRQDQEGSKSRDGMDITLMMWDKEEGRVYLAGANNPVVVIRGEEILEYKPDKMSVGGLQLEEQRIFTLQEHSLQAGDAMYLYSDGFQDQFGGDEGRKFMVGKLKKLLQEVSTMPMDSQRELLIKAIEDWMGTEYEQIDDILLVGLQFPN, from the coding sequence ATGTTGCGCAAGAACATCCGCAACCTGAACCGAGTGTTGATTGTCGTCATGGTTGTCCTCATCGGCTATTTGACGGTGGTGATGAGCCTGGGCACCGACTTTATGAAGACGGGCAAGGAAATATATGTAGAGGGCATTGTGGCCGGCTTCCTCTCCTTCTTCTCTTTTATCACGGTGCTCTTTGTTACCATGCGCCTCAGTGGCCTGACGCGCGGCCTGAAGCTGGACGACCGCCGCAAGGTAACCAAGGCCGAGACCGTGGAGGACAGTAAGTATAAGGTAATGATCCAGAACTCGCTGGATATTATCACCATTATAGACACTGCGGGCAATATCCAGTACCAGAGTCCCTCTATCGAGCGCCTGCTGGGCTATATGCCAGATGACCTGGTGGGTCAGTCTATTTTCGAGCTTATTCACGCCGAAGATCATTCCATCCTGCGCTATGCCCTGGAACGGCAGAGCCACACCTTCTTATTTAGTTTCCGCATCCAGCATCGAGACGGTACCTGGCTCTATTTCGAAAGCAACGGTACTAACCTGCTAGATAACCCGCTCATAGCGGGCATTGTACTGAACTCCAGGGATATAACCGACCGGAAAAAGGAGGAGGACCAGCGCAAGCAAAAGGAAATGGCGGCTCTGAAAATCAACCTGGAGCGAGAAAAGACCGAGAAAGAACGGGATGCTGTAGAGCGCGAAAAGCGAATTATAGAAGAAGGAAAGAAGAAGCTGGAAGAGGCATACAAAATTATTGAGGAGAAGCAGGAAGAAATAACCGATTCCATCAACTATGCCTTCCGTATCCAAAATGCCATTGTACCCCGCGTAGAGGATATCCGCCGCACCTTCGAAAAATCCTTTGTGCTATGGCGGCCCAAGGATATTGTATCGGGCGACTTCTATTGGTATGCAGCCAAGGATCGATACAAGATCCTGGCCGTGGCCGACTGTACGGGCCACGGCGTACCCGGGGCCTTCATGACCATGATCGGGAATACCCTGCTGAACCAGATTGTACTACAGGAGGATACCAATATGCCCGATCAGATCCTCAATCAGCTTCACCTGGGCGTACGAAAGGCCCTTAGGCAAGACCAGGAGGGTAGCAAGAGCCGAGACGGTATGGATATCACCCTGATGATGTGGGATAAGGAGGAAGGCAGAGTATATCTGGCGGGTGCAAATAATCCGGTTGTAGTAATACGTGGCGAAGAGATCCTGGAATATAAGCCCGACAAGATGTCCGTCGGCGGCTTGCAGCTGGAAGAGCAGCGTATCTTTACCCTGCAGGAGCATAGCCTGCAGGCAGGGGATGCCATGTATTTGTATTCAGATGGATTTCAGGATCAGTTTGGTGGAGACGAGGGACGAAAATTTATGGTAGGAAAGCTGAAAAAGCTGCTGCAAGAAGTTTCGACCATGCCCATGGATAGCCAGCGCGAGCTGCTAATTAAGGCCATAGAAGACTGGATGGGCACAGAGTATGAGCAGATTGACGACATCCTGCTCGTTGGCCTACAGTTCCCTAACTAA
- a CDS encoding PorP/SprF family type IX secretion system membrane protein, translating into MKQLLVILLTFLLAALCVRAQDPSYAIVYSHPLILTPSFAGLAEGTFNATLSHRVRTTTPTEKFNTSTLSANLPVKTSFAYGGVGMLLQTDQAGGIRTTQGQFAFAYEAPLGTKVRYHHLRAGFQFGLVQRQLLKGDYRFEDQFDGIGFSRPTGEDLSDLSILYPDISLGLMWYRTQKIKGNPEFNHYLGFSVHHINRPVVEFFDRGKGARLNMRNTFVGGGRLRTRTPFDLNLHLQYQTQNNSDLWSASFFTRFVLYENNVWFGREKAAFILGSTLRNAEVITAFGGFQLQKALTVGFGYDFLITSETLAPNSYGGLQVMVSYLVGGQNYRGSAHPFPSF; encoded by the coding sequence ATGAAACAGCTACTGGTCATTCTCCTCACTTTTCTTCTGGCAGCACTGTGCGTCCGTGCCCAAGACCCCAGCTATGCCATTGTTTATAGCCATCCCCTCATCCTCACTCCGTCTTTTGCAGGTCTAGCCGAGGGCACCTTCAATGCTACCCTGAGCCACCGGGTGCGTACCACCACGCCCACAGAGAAGTTCAACACCAGCACGCTGTCGGCCAACCTGCCGGTCAAGACCAGCTTTGCCTATGGTGGTGTGGGCATGCTGCTACAGACTGACCAAGCCGGCGGAATACGCACCACACAGGGGCAGTTTGCCTTTGCCTACGAGGCACCACTGGGCACCAAGGTGCGCTACCACCACCTGCGTGCCGGCTTCCAGTTTGGCCTCGTGCAGCGCCAGCTGCTAAAGGGTGACTACCGGTTCGAAGACCAGTTTGACGGCATTGGCTTCTCGCGCCCTACGGGCGAGGACCTGAGCGACCTCAGCATTCTATACCCCGACATCAGCCTGGGCCTTATGTGGTATCGGACTCAGAAGATCAAGGGAAATCCGGAGTTCAACCACTATCTTGGCTTCTCCGTACACCACATTAATCGCCCGGTTGTTGAGTTTTTTGACCGCGGAAAGGGCGCACGCCTGAATATGCGCAACACCTTTGTGGGCGGGGGCAGGCTGCGCACACGTACGCCTTTTGACCTAAACCTGCACCTGCAGTACCAAACCCAGAACAACAGCGACCTGTGGAGCGCCTCTTTCTTTACCCGCTTTGTGCTCTACGAAAACAACGTGTGGTTTGGTAGAGAGAAGGCAGCCTTCATACTGGGTAGCACCCTGCGTAATGCCGAGGTCATTACGGCCTTTGGCGGTTTCCAGCTACAGAAGGCATTGACCGTGGGCTTTGGCTACGACTTTTTGATTACCAGCGAAACCCTCGCCCCCAACAGCTATGGTGGCCTGCAGGTCATGGTCAGCTACCTGGTGGGGGGGCAAAATTATCGCGGCTCTGCCCATCCATTCCCCAGCTTCTAA